A genomic stretch from Kovacikia minuta CCNUW1 includes:
- a CDS encoding efflux RND transporter permease subunit → MNLSELFIRRPVMTTLVMLGVLIFGIGSYRSLPVSDLPNVDFPTIQVSANLAGASPETMASSVATPLEQQFSSIAGITSMTSTSALGSSQITLQFDLNRNIDGAAQDVQAAISKASRQLPTTMTTPPSYRKVNPADQPIFYISLNSDVLPLSTVDKYAETELAQQLSTIDGVAQVNVYGSQKYAVRILVDPQSLSAKGIGIDEVANAIDQGNSNQPTGTLYGSQQNLTVESNGQLNDADAYKSLVVAYRNGAPIHLADLGQVLDSVENDKVASWYNGKRAIVLAIQKQPGTNTVETVNKIKAVLPKFQKQLPAAINLEVMFDRSQPIKESIDDVQFTLVLTISLVVLVIFLFLRNLSATVIPSLAVPLSLVATFGVMLLLGYSLNNLSLMALTLAVGFVVDDAVVMLENIVRHLEMGEQPMQAALNGSREIGFTILSMTISLVAVFIPILFMGGILGRLFKEFAVTMSVAILVSGVISLSLTPMLCSRFLKPPHHQGEDNGNTRKTFKTRLYHASEWFFNAMQNAYAWSLRLSLKHHRLTMLLSGAILVGTIVLFMIVPKGFIPNTDIGQITANLQAAQDISFSEMVKHQQAVAAIVRRDPNVEAVNSTVGAGGPNASANTGRIFIRLKPRHDRSLSADEVVQELRPKLSKVPGVKVFLQNPPAINIGGQQTKAQYQYTLQSSSFDELQQYTPKLEEALRQLPQLQDVNSDLQLNNPQLQVTVDRAQAATLGLNATQIESALGYAYGTRQVSTIYASDSQYQVILGVAPQYQQDASAVELLSVRSSGGSGSSSGNNGSATSDSATSDGNTPTTGQLIPLNAVTTQTRTAGPLTINHTGQLASSTLSFNLKPGVSLGDVTDKIEQAARQILPDTISTSFQGSAQAFQSSLQGLGWLLLAAILIIYIVLGILYENFVHPLTILSSLPSAGFGALLTLLLFHVDLNIYAFVGIILLIGIVKKNGIMMVDFAVEARESGKSPYNAIYEACLVRFRPIMMTTMAALLGTLPIALGIGAGAEARRPLGLAVVGGLLFSQFLTLYLTPVFYTYMESWQEQLAKRKWRKRQTKSEVPPEMYEVSDSMGDRRS, encoded by the coding sequence ATGAATCTTTCGGAATTATTCATTCGTCGTCCAGTGATGACGACACTGGTGATGTTGGGTGTGCTGATTTTTGGCATTGGCAGCTATCGATCGCTGCCCGTGAGCGATCTACCGAATGTGGACTTTCCCACGATTCAGGTGTCGGCAAATTTAGCCGGAGCCAGCCCTGAAACGATGGCATCCTCGGTGGCAACCCCTCTGGAACAACAGTTTTCTAGCATTGCTGGAATTACGTCGATGACTTCCACCAGTGCCCTGGGCAGTAGTCAGATTACGCTGCAATTTGACCTGAATCGCAATATTGATGGCGCTGCCCAGGATGTGCAGGCGGCAATTTCTAAAGCATCGCGGCAATTGCCGACGACAATGACCACGCCGCCCTCCTACCGCAAAGTCAATCCTGCCGATCAGCCCATTTTCTATATCTCGCTCAATTCGGATGTGCTGCCGTTGTCTACGGTGGATAAATATGCCGAGACAGAATTAGCGCAACAGCTTTCGACGATCGATGGGGTGGCACAAGTCAACGTTTATGGCTCCCAGAAATACGCCGTCCGAATTCTGGTTGATCCCCAATCCCTTAGCGCCAAGGGTATTGGAATTGATGAGGTTGCTAATGCGATCGATCAGGGCAATTCCAATCAACCCACGGGAACGCTGTATGGTAGCCAACAAAACCTGACGGTGGAATCCAACGGGCAACTGAATGATGCCGATGCTTACAAATCGCTGGTTGTCGCCTACCGCAATGGCGCACCCATTCATCTGGCGGATTTGGGGCAGGTGTTGGATAGCGTGGAAAATGACAAAGTCGCAAGCTGGTACAACGGCAAACGGGCGATCGTGCTGGCAATCCAAAAGCAGCCAGGAACCAATACCGTGGAGACGGTGAACAAAATCAAAGCCGTTTTGCCCAAGTTTCAGAAACAATTACCCGCGGCGATTAATTTGGAGGTGATGTTCGATCGCTCCCAACCGATCAAGGAGTCGATCGATGATGTCCAGTTCACCCTGGTGCTGACGATTTCCCTCGTCGTGCTGGTCATCTTTCTATTTCTGCGAAACCTCTCTGCCACGGTGATTCCCAGCCTTGCCGTGCCGCTGTCTCTAGTGGCAACCTTTGGGGTCATGCTCCTGCTGGGTTACTCGCTGAATAACCTGTCCCTGATGGCATTGACACTGGCGGTTGGCTTTGTCGTCGATGATGCGGTGGTGATGCTAGAAAATATTGTGCGTCACCTGGAAATGGGTGAGCAACCCATGCAGGCAGCCCTGAATGGTTCCAGAGAAATTGGCTTTACCATTCTCTCGATGACCATTTCCCTGGTGGCTGTGTTCATCCCCATCCTGTTTATGGGTGGCATTTTGGGTCGCCTGTTCAAAGAATTTGCCGTTACCATGAGCGTGGCAATTCTGGTTTCTGGGGTAATTTCCTTGAGTTTAACCCCGATGCTCTGTTCTCGCTTTCTGAAGCCACCCCACCACCAGGGAGAGGACAATGGCAACACTCGAAAAACCTTCAAAACCCGCCTCTATCATGCTTCTGAATGGTTCTTTAATGCCATGCAGAACGCCTATGCCTGGAGTCTGCGGCTGTCATTAAAACATCATCGTCTGACGATGTTACTGTCGGGTGCAATTCTGGTTGGGACGATCGTTCTGTTTATGATCGTCCCCAAAGGCTTCATTCCCAACACCGACATTGGGCAAATTACCGCCAACCTCCAGGCAGCGCAGGATATTTCGTTTTCTGAAATGGTGAAGCATCAACAAGCCGTTGCTGCGATTGTGCGTCGCGATCCGAATGTGGAAGCGGTCAATTCAACGGTCGGGGCAGGCGGGCCGAATGCGTCTGCCAATACGGGACGGATTTTCATCCGGTTGAAACCGCGCCACGATCGATCCCTTTCAGCAGACGAAGTGGTGCAGGAATTGCGCCCCAAACTATCAAAAGTTCCTGGGGTCAAAGTCTTTTTGCAAAATCCTCCAGCAATTAACATCGGGGGTCAGCAAACAAAAGCCCAATATCAATATACCCTGCAAAGTTCCAGCTTCGATGAATTGCAGCAATATACCCCCAAGCTGGAAGAAGCCCTGCGGCAGTTGCCCCAACTTCAGGATGTTAACAGTGACTTGCAGTTGAATAATCCCCAATTACAGGTCACGGTCGATCGGGCACAGGCAGCCACCCTTGGACTCAACGCCACCCAGATTGAATCAGCCCTGGGTTACGCCTATGGCACCCGCCAGGTCTCAACCATCTATGCCTCGGATAGTCAATATCAGGTGATTCTGGGGGTAGCGCCGCAATATCAGCAAGATGCCAGTGCGGTGGAGTTGTTGTCGGTGCGATCGAGCGGTGGTTCAGGCTCCTCATCCGGGAACAACGGATCAGCAACCAGCGATTCCGCCACCAGTGATGGTAATACACCCACAACGGGGCAACTGATTCCGCTGAACGCAGTCACCACCCAAACCCGTACCGCTGGGCCGCTAACAATCAACCACACGGGGCAACTCGCCTCTTCAACCCTCTCGTTCAACCTGAAGCCGGGAGTGTCTCTGGGAGATGTGACGGACAAAATTGAACAAGCCGCCCGCCAAATTCTGCCGGATACCATTTCAACCAGTTTTCAAGGCTCGGCACAAGCCTTTCAATCCTCCTTGCAGGGATTGGGCTGGCTCCTGCTGGCAGCGATTTTGATCATCTACATTGTGTTGGGCATCCTCTACGAGAATTTTGTCCATCCCCTCACGATTCTTTCCAGTTTGCCCTCAGCGGGTTTTGGTGCCCTGTTGACGCTGCTGTTGTTCCACGTTGATTTGAATATTTATGCCTTTGTTGGCATCATCTTGCTGATTGGCATCGTCAAGAAAAACGGCATCATGATGGTGGATTTTGCCGTGGAAGCGCGGGAGTCTGGGAAAAGCCCCTACAATGCCATTTACGAAGCCTGCCTGGTGCGCTTTCGCCCGATTATGATGACCACAATGGCAGCGTTGTTGGGCACCCTGCCGATCGCCCTGGGGATTGGTGCCGGAGCCGAAGCCCGTCGCCCGTTGGGTTTGGCGGTTGTGGGTGGCTTACTGTTCTCCCAGTTTCTCACCCTCTACCTGACCCCCGTTTTTTATACCTACATGGAGTCCTGGCAGGAGCAGCTTGCTAAACGCAAGTGGCGTAAACGACAAACAAAATCCGAAGTGCCACCAGAAATGTACGAAGTTTCGGATTCGATGGGCGATCGACGGTCTTAG